The genomic interval ATATGACCCGGTGTCCACCATTTTTTGACAGTGGGTATCCCCACAATCTGCTCGACCCTTTTCATCAAGCCTCTGTTGCCGCCAGTGGCAGCCATGGCCATCGAAAGAGCCTGTTTCTCTACGCCTGGCCAGCCCTTTTCCAAAGCTAATAGCGCCGTGGCATAAGAGTGGGCATTGTATCCAAACTGGATCACCAGTTGATCACAACTGGATTCGCGGTCTTCTTCGATCTGTTGAATCATCCATCGAACAAAAGGATTGAAGTAAAGCAATGATTGTATGATGGTGAGCAGGAAGTTGAACAGATAATCTTTTCGACGGATGTGCGCGAGCTCGTGCAGCAAAACGGATTCCATCTGCCGCATATCCAGATGATTTACGGCAGCCAGGGGGATCAGGATCATGGGCCGGAGAAAACCAACGGTAACAGGCGACTTGACCAAGGAGGATATCCAAACCTGAACGGGTCTCCGTACTCCAATATAAGATGACATGCGGGCTGTGAATATTTTCCATTCCCCTTGTATCCGGCTTAACCCATGCTGACGGATCAACTGCAGATACCGGTAATTGATAATGAATTGCCGAACGGGAACCACCAATAAGGCGAGGTATAAAATTCCGGCATAGGGGAGAAGGGGCAACAGATTAGCACGCACCTGTGCGATCAAATTGTCATCACCTAACTGGGCAACAAATAGGCGGGCGTCGGAAACCTGACCAAAGGAAGTAAATAAAGTGAAAAGGAACCAAACAAATCCACCTAAAACAAGACCCGTGGCGATTCCGGTACGTACAGAGGACCGGAGCCTGGGGAACAGGAACAGCACAGCCCGGAAAATAACCCATATAAGGGCCATTTGCCAAAAACTGTTCAGTATGGCCCAACCAAGGGAAAGCAGAAAGTTGGATGCTGGCAAAGCAGGCATGCTTACTGTTTTTTCAGGTTATCCAATAACGCCTGGATCTTTTCTAATTCTTCGGGACTGGTTTTATTATTTCCCAGGGCCTGAATGACCAACTGGGTAGGCGATCCGCCAAACAGCGAATCGATCATTTTATTCAATAAATGCTTCTGGGTCTTTTCCCGGTTCACGGCAGGCTGATAAACATGACTGCGCATGGAATTATCCCGCTTCACGAGACCCTTCTCATTCATTATCTGCATGAGTTTCAAGGTCGTGGTATAGCCGGCTTCCTTGGTTTTGGAGAGTTCCTCATGTACCTCCCTTACCGTGGCCGTGCCCTTGTCCCACAGTACCTGCAATATTTCCAACTCACTTTCGGTGGGCTTTATATGCTTGCTGTTTGACATAATGGTAAGTAATTGTAATTCGAATATACGAGTTTTTTCGTATTCTGGATATTTGGTAACCTTATTTAAGATTTTTTAACATCCATTAAGGTATGACGCAAGGAATGTCAAAAGGTTACAAAAAAAAGCCCCGATGTAGAAACACCGGGACTTTGTAATGGTTCTGATTAGACTCTTCGAGTTATTTTGACGGGTATTGCACCGTAACAGACGGGTTGGTTTCCACATTTATCTTGTCCACTTTTACCTCTTTGGCGGTTGTGCCATGGTGGGATCCACCTGTACCATGAACCTGGGCCAGGGTGGGGGCTATAACCAGGGAAACGATCGACATCAGCTTG from Chitinophagales bacterium carries:
- a CDS encoding BlaI/MecI/CopY family transcriptional regulator translates to MSNSKHIKPTESELEILQVLWDKGTATVREVHEELSKTKEAGYTTTLKLMQIMNEKGLVKRDNSMRSHVYQPAVNREKTQKHLLNKMIDSLFGGSPTQLVIQALGNNKTSPEELEKIQALLDNLKKQ